A stretch of DNA from Nitrospira sp.:
CCCAGACTGTACAGATCGCAGGCAAGATGGAACGCGCGATAGACCTTTGCTCCGGTGTCGGAAAATACCTGCTGTTTGGCCCGTTCCAATTGGTTCCATGCTGCGGTTGGAATCGGATCCGTCACACCGCTGACGATCAGCCCGCGTTCGGCCTCCTCTACTCTTCTTGCCCAGAGATGAATCAAAGTCGCCCCGTTCCCCGGCAGCTTGAGAGCGAGGTGGAATGCGTCTTGTTCGGAACAGTCAGCGAATGAGACGGTCTCTGAAAATACATGGGCGCGTAAGAGTCCGCGTGAGAGTTGTTCGTCTGTGTCATCGGGAAGCCGCTCAATTGAACGAAGCAGGACCGTGACTGAGAGTTCGCGGCCCATGGGCCATTGCCTCATCACGGGCGCGGCATAGGCGGCATCGAGGTTTCCGGATGGAATAAAGATGTCCCGGGCCATTTCCTTCGGCATGGTCTCGTGGACCAAAGGTTGCGCCCCCTTCGCAACGTCCAATTCCATGGCAAAAAGCCACCGGGCCGGAAGCCACGCGAACGATTGATCGCTGACACGCAGGCTGATATGCGCGGGATCCAGAGACAAATAGGGACGCTGGACCTGTCGATAGAATTCAGCCACCCGACGACAGAGGCCGGCGAATCCGCTGAGCTTCAGCCATAACTGTTCCAGAGGTAGCCGCCCTGGCTCATCCTCGAATAGAAACTGCCGGCCGGAGGAGAATTTGGCTCGAAAGGGCGGGAGTGAGTGAGCGGGCTCAGGGATGGTTGCCCAATCAGCTCCTCCTAGCAGATCACAGACCTTATCCCAAGACAAACAAGGAGCCACTGATTCAGGATTGGGAGTCTGTAGCAAAGGACTCGGCATAGGGCAGTCACGTCACTTGAGCGGACAGAACCCCACAGTACTGGTGCAGACGACTAGGTGCATCTTCGAAGGATCGAAAGGTATGCCTTTCATCGAAATAAATCAAGCACATACAACGGAAATGGAAGCATTTAGCCAAAATGCGAGCGGGTCTTGAAAGATTTCATATTTCGCATAATCCTTGAAGCCGTCGCTCATTAGGCACTCACTGTGCCGCTGCGTTGAAGTAGAGCCATAGAGCTTCATCCCGTTTGAATTTTTATTGAAACCCCTGGGCTCAGTTAACCTGCCGATGAAGATTTTTCGGCGAGAGGCGATTTGAAGAAAGCAAGCGATAGACAGTGCACCTGTTCAACAAAAGAGGAGAATGTTCAGAACGCTCTTCGTCAGCATTGTTAACAGGCTCTTGGTTTCACAATACTTGTCGACGGTTGGGCTATGTCAGTACTCGCGACGAAAATGTTCAACGCCAGGGAGAGAAGGTATCCACCTTTCAGACGCCGTCGGCATGACTTACATGTATTTCCTTTCAATGATGATGCCGCCAGGCTGCTAGTGGTCCGGCAAAGCTTGTGCTTGTTGAACTCTGCAAAGGCGGTCCGCCTTCCGACAGTGACGAGGGGGACTTGAAGGCGGGACGTCGAATACATTTGGCAGCTTGTTACACGAACCACTGACAGGGTTCGACGGATGCATTTCGAGCTTTTACACAGGATTTGTGGCCACCGCCTTCCATATGGACGCCGGAGTCCATCCAGAGGGAGGTTTAAAGTGTTTTTCTGAGAAAAAGTGTAGAATGCCGAGCAAACTTTTCCGGGCGCCCATGAACAGTTCAGATCCGCTTAATACAAAGCCTTCATCTCCTACAGCCATATCGCGGACGGCAAACTGGCGCAGACGCTACAACCCCAGTCTAATCGCCTGTGAATGAGCCGACTAACCATGTCTGAATCGCCACGAGTCTTTGTCTCTTACGCCCGCAAGGACGGCGAAGAATTTGCCACCAGGCTGCGCAAGCGTTTGGAAAGCGAGCACCCGGAAATCAGCCTCTGGCAGGACCGGGCAAGGATGGAAGGCGGGGTCGGCTGGTGGAAGCAAATCACGGAGGCGTTAGAGAAGGTCCAATTTCTAGTCCTCGTCATGACACCTGGGGCCATGCAATCGACGACCTCCCGCAAGGAATGGCGCTACGCGCGCCAACTAGGACTCTGCGTGTATCCCGTGAAGGGCGTGTCGGATGCAGAGCTTGACTGGACGAGTGTGCCTCATTGGATGAGCAAAGCCCATTTCTTTGACTTGGACCGCGAATGGGAAACCTTCATCAACCATTTGAAGAGTCCCTGCCAAGCGGCGCGGGTCCCTTTCATGGCGCCTGATCCACCGGAAGGGTTTGTCGAACGTCCGCTGTTGTTCGAACAGTTGATGAACCAGCTGTTGGACACGAGCCGCGAGAACCCCGTGACGATCACGACCACACTGCATGGAGCAGGCGGATTAGGGAAGACGACGCTCGCCGCGGCCTTGTGCCATCATGATGACGTGATCACCGCCTTTGACGATGGCATTTTGTGGGTCACCCTTGGTCAAAAGCCTCAGATTCAGGCGGGGCTCACCAAACTGTATGCCGCGCTGACGGGTGAACATCCGGGGTTTGTCGATGAGGAGGATGCGGCCTTCCACCTCGCCCAGAAACTCGAAGACAAGAGTTGCCTGATCGTGATCGACGATGTTTGGGACTCTGCGCATTTACAGCCGTTCATGCGTGGTGCGACCCATTGCACGAGACTGATCACGACCAGGAACTTTGACATTGCCGCCGAAAGCAAACGGGTGAACGTCGACGCAATGACGCCATCCGAGGCGGTCCAGATGCTGACAATGCGCCTCCCCATGCCAGCAGGGGATCTCACGCCGTTTCGTGAGTTGGCCCAGCGCCTCGGCGAATGGCCCTTGTTGCTCGAATTGACGAACGGCACCCTGCGACAACTTATCGAGCGCGGGGATACTCAAGAAGGCGCCATAGTTTATCTTCGTGAAAAGCTCGATGACCAAGGCGTCGTGGCCTTCGACCAGCGTAATCCCCTGCAGCGCAACCAGGCCATCACCAAGACCATCGAGGTAAGCCTCGACCTGTTAACTCCGGGCGAGCGTGAACGGTACTCGGAACTGGCCATCTTCCCCGAAGACAAGGACATCCCGCTTCGTGTGGTCGGTGACCTATGGGGGTTCAAAAGTCTGGCGACGAAAGAGCTGGCGCTCCGCCTTGATAATCTGTCACTGCTGAAATTCAACCTCCAAACTGGCGCCATTCGCCTACATGATGTGATGCGGGCCTACCTTTCGAGCAAACTGGCCAATCCTGGAAATTTGCATGGCAAGCTTGTTGATGTGTGGGGAGAACCGTCCCGTTTAACCGAGCCCTACGCCTGGCGCTGGCTGCCTTATCACCTTCTCGGTGCGGGACGGAAAAAAGATCTGCGGGAGCTGCTTCTAAATTTTGACTGGCTAATAGCGAAACTGAACAATACCGAGGTCAGCGCTGTGATCGCAGATTATGCTTTCGATAGCGATACAGATGTCAGACTGGTTCGAGAGGCGCTTCAACTGTCCGCACATGTTTTGGTAGATGACACAACGCAACTTCCAGGCCAGTTATTGGGCCGATTGTCAGCTGACATTTCAGAGGATATCCGGTCATTGCGGCAAAAGGCTGAGAGGTGGAGGACCCGGCAATGGCTCCGACCTCTACTTCCCATCTTGATAGCGCCGGGGGGAGCCCTGTGTTTCACTCTTGCGGGGCATTCTGCAAGGGTGCGGGCGGTGGCGGTCACTTCCGACGGACGTCATGCAGTTTCCGCTTCCGATGACTGTTCTCTGAGGATTTGGAACCTACAGCGAAACGACGAAGAACGGACTCTGGTCGGCCATAGGGATTGGATTAGAGCGGTTGTTATCACTTCGGATGGACAACGTGCAGTTTCAGTGTCAGATGACCACACGCTGAGGATTTGGGACATCACGACTGGAGCAGAACTGCGGCAGATGCATATATATTTCGATGCGCTGACAGCCCTAGCGGTGACTCCAGATGCGAAATTCGTTATCTCCGCCTCTCATGATCGGACACTTAAGGTATGGGACCTAGACCGTGGTCTTGAGAAATGTACTCTCCGTGGTCATCTTGGAAAGGTCAATTCGGTAGCTGTGAGTCCGACTGGCCGATATGCCATTTCAGCTTCTGATGACCGAACACTAAAAGTCTGGAACATCGAAACATGGCGAGAAGAATGGACACTCACAGGACATACCTCAAAGGTGAATGTCGTAGCCATAAGTCCGAACGGACAGCTCGCAATCTCAGCGTCCAACGACAATACCCTTAGACTGTGGGACCTCGACCACGGTGTAGAGAAGCGCGCCATCGGGATCATGAGTCAAGCCTCTTTAGTCAGAGGAATGGCAATCACACCGGATACCAATCGCATCATTTGCTCAGAGATGCACTGGCTCCGAGTCTGGGACATAGAAGGCAAGGGACAGGGAAGCCTTCTCAGGGGACATGCCGACTGGGTCAATGCCGTGGCATTGACCAGAGATGGAGAGTACTGCGTGTCAGCATCAGACGACCGTACGCTCAAGGTTTGGAACCTACGACGCGGCTTGGACCGCGAGAGCTTCACTGGGCATGCGACTCAGGTGAGGGCGCTCGCGGTTACCCATGATGGACGTCGTGCAATTTCCTCTTCCTCGGACGGCACAATGGTCGTCTGGGATGTCGAGCGCCTAGAAAAGCTGCGCGTGTTCAAGGGACAAGGCCTCTGGCATTTAGTGCACATACCCAAGAGCCGGCGGGCTCTCTATGCGGCCGGCGAACGATACATTCGCGTCATGAGTCTGGAGACTGGAACCGAACAGCGCGCGTTTAGCGTCCATGCAGATAGGATTACGGCAATTGCCGTCACGCCAACCGGAGATCTTGCAATTTCAGCCTCGGACGACCGGACAATGCAGGTTTGGGATATCGCTACTGGCCGGAAGCGCATGACGATTGAACTCTTTCAGCATTGGGTGCGGGCGCTGGCGGTCACGCCGAACGGGCGTTTTCTTGTCTCTGGTTCCGAAGATTTCACCATCAAGGTGTGGGACCTGAACGATGGAAAGGAAATTGAAAACCTCCAAGAGCAACAAGAAGCGCGCTACCGTTCGAGACATGCTGCCCGCGTGAATGCTGTGGCAGTTACCCCTGACAGTCGGTTCGTCATATCGGGATCAGATGATCATACCGTGAAAATGTGGAATATCGATGATGGCACAGAAGCACGGACATTCTTGGGACACACGGCCGAGGTAAGCGATGTCGCGGTATCCGATGATGGCCGATATGTAATCTCTGCTTCACACGACTATACAATCAAAGTTTGGGATGCGAGGAATGGAGAAATGGTGGCTACCTTTACCGGAGACAGCCCGATGCTCGCTTGCGCAGTTGGAGAGCTGGGCACCATCGTGGCTGGCGATCAATCAGGGCGCATCCATTTCTTACGGCTCGAAACAACGGGGTGAGTAGTGCAGCCTGGGTAATACGTTTCACCTGCCCCCGTGCTTAGGCCACCCTCCAAGTTAATCGCGCACACCGCGGTTGGGGGATAATGGTTCCGGAGCCCGTGGCTGATCCAACCTCCACCATTCCTTGGAACGGGATTCCGAATTCCACAAATTATTCGATCCTCCTGACTGTCGTCTCACCGTCTCTTGCACCATAATCTCTAACTTAATTTGTTTGACTCGCGCACTCGCAACCCTGTTTCGATTTCCAATGGCTTGGGTGCTTCCGCGATTTTGACGAGCAACTCCCCTGTAGTCGGAATCAATCACCCTTCTGCAGAAACGATGCCCTCAATTAATTATGGAACATTGCTCACGACAGGCTCGTTGAGAAAGCGCCGCGGTTGCGGTAGCTTATGCCCATTGTTGTTGATGCTGCTCCCGTTCCCCATTTGATCGCTAAGAAGATGCTGGGCTCTGAAACGTTGCCCTCTTCACCTTGGGTGAACGCCATGCTCCCTGGTCTTGAGAGTTCAATCCCTCACTGGCACGGTGCAGGGCTAAGCGATGTCGGCTTACTCCGCTCGTCCAACCAGGACGCATTTCTCGTGGACAATGACCTAGGGCTGTGGGTCGTTGCCGACGGCATGGGAGGGCGAGCAGGCGGCAATATTGCCAGCAGCCTGACCGTCAAGGCTCTCCTTGACCACTTCCACCATTCCCAGGAAAACGGTGAGCCCTTTCTTTTCGAACAGAGCAATGGTGAAGCATCATTTGAATTGCGCCAGGCCATTCAAGAGGCCGACGCGGCCATTCGCCAAAGGGCCCTTGAAGACCCTGCATTATCCGGCATGGGGACCACCATCGTTGCCATGCTGGTGTCCTCCTTAGCTCCATTACAAGTCGTGATCGGCCATGTCGGGGACAGTCGAGCATATTTGTGCCGCGGCCAGGAACTTCGACTCTTGACCCGTGATCACTCGCTTGTCGCGGATCTTCTCGCACGAGGGCACATCGCGCCGGCGGAAGCCGCCTCGCATCCTCAGCGTCACATTCTTGTCCGAGCGTTAGGCATCGAGGGACAAACAGATCCTGATATTTCCAATCAGGCGGTTCAATCAGAGGATATCCTCTTGTTGTGCACCGACGGAATTACCAACATGCTGAGCGATCGGGAAATCATAGCCCACTTAACCCTTGCTGCTGAGTCGCCTGATGAGGCCTGCAAGGGGCTTGTTGTTGAAGCGAACTCGCAAGGTGGGAAGGATAATTCGACAGCCGTAGTCATACGCTTCTCCTGAAATAGCGAGACCGCCGCCAGGCACCTGACCCGACGGAACATTCTTGATTGAAGATACCGGCGCATCCCCCCAAATCTCATGTCACTTGATTTCGAGTCTCTCAGCTTAACCGAAATTATTCGGCTTCAAAATCAACTGTCGGCATTGCTTGCCCGGCGGTTTGAAAGGACGCACGCGCTGGCCTTCAGCGACGTGACCGGCTCGACGGCCTATTTTGCACGTTTTGGAAATGAGGCAGGGCGCAGGCTTCAGCAACGCCATGTGGACCTCATCGTCAAGAGCCTGGATGGATCAGCCGGCCGCATTGTGGATACAGTCGGCGATGGCGTGTTTCTCTGCTTCCCCCACGTCGAGACGGCGGTAGAAGTGTTGGAACGTTTCCAAACCCTGCGACTGCAGGAGAATTCCCATATTCCGCCTGAGCATCAGATGACAACGAGAATCGGCATCCATTGTGGCACCGTCTTGACGGATGGGGTCATCGTCACGGGCGATCCGGTGAATCTCTGCGCGAAGCTCGCCGCCACCGCGCAGCCAGGCGAGATCCGCATCACGAAGCAGGCATTTCTTGAACTGACTGTCCAACGCCGGGTTCGCTGTCGGTCTATCGGACCAGTAAAGCTCGCCGGGGCCAATGAACCGATGGAAGTGTTTACATTTGCCTGGGCTGATCCCCTGCGCTTCCCCATTGCCGTGGTGATTGAGGAAACAGGCGAGCAGATCCCGCTACCTCCGCAGCCGATCATCACCTTTGGCCGGTTACGAGAAATGAACGGCACACAAGCGAATGACATTGTGCTGACCCACAAAGATCCGTCTCTGGCGCAGCACATCAGTCGATGGCATTTTGAAGTCAGGCGGGCGCCGGAAGGACTGATTTTTCGCTCAGTATCCACTCAACCGACGGAGGTGAATGGTAGGGTCATTTGTAAAGGAGAGGAAACGCCTGTCTCGGCAGGGACGGTCGTTCGCTTATCAGATGTCCTGACCCTGCGATTTGTTTCAGGCACCTCAGACCAGACATCTGAAGAGGGCGCCGTCACCACGGTTTCTTAGATTTCCCACCCAGCTTTGTGAATATTGTACATTTGACGGTACTGCACGGGAGGGCATCTACTTCCGGCGTGGAGGTCCTGGCTTTTCCTTGGTATAGGTATCGACTGCTTTACTGGTTGTGAGCAAGGACACGGACCGATCCACGCCGGTTAACTTCGCCCCTCGACTTCCCTTCCTGATGTCAGACTCCAGGCGTTGGAGGTAGTCTCGGCTTTCGTCGCACCCACGTCCGGCGTTATCACCGCTGTCCTCAATCGGCACAGCGCTCAACATCGCCTTGATGGTTTCAGCGCCAAACGGGTGCGTGATGAGGATATGTTCTGGATCGGCATCGCCCCCGAACGAATAGGTCTGCCCACCATGAATCAGCGCCTGGCCGCGATACACATTCGGCACCAAATGCACCACACAACCATCAGCCATGAAATAGTCAAGCTTCAGATAGGCATCGCGCTCAGACTGCACATACACGACCAGACGATCCCCCTCGATGTAATGGCCATCGGCCTTATCGACCCACACCCTCAACCCGAACCCTTGCGATTGCGGCATCAACGGAGTTTCCGCCTCTTGCGCAACCTGTTTAGCGTTCGCTCGTTGCTTGATCAAGTCTTCCAATGAAACCGGGCTCAGTTTGGCGCTCACCGAAATACAAATTTCCTGCCCCTTCTTTTCCTCTTTTTCCACCCTGATCTGTTCCAACATCCCGGCGCTCACCGTTTGAATCAGGTCGTCTTCAAGCTGGAACTTCCTCACGGTGGAGGTGGATTCCACGAACACGCGATGACTTCGAACGGCTTGCTCCTGCGCAATGGTCATTGCGGCTCTTTTGGCTTGAGCCGGCGTCTCGTTGTCGCCATAGGAATAACAGCCCGCACCACGAACAGTCTCCAGCTCGTGGCTCGCTGCGTTTGCGTCAGCAAGGGCGTTTGGGGAGTCGAGGAGCGACAAGACCATGCAGAGCGTAAGCGGTGCATAGGACCATGGACGCAGCTTATTCATAGGACACCCGTTACCCCGTCAATCAAGGTTGGTATTCTCACGCCGCCAACGGAGTCCAGAAAATATAGACAATTGTGCCCCCCTTGTCGAGGAATGCCGCACGAGAAATACACGTATAGTGGCTAGAGTTTCCTCTCATTCATCGGCAATGTCCATTGCAGCAGTCCTGGCTTCCCGATACAATCATACCGGGCATCGAAGTGTTGCTCTTCCTATGACATTCTGCAACTGGAAGTCGATACGCGCAATGCTGTCGAGCAGGTTGGGAAAGAAGGAGGTTGCGTCATGGCCACGGTGCTTGAGCCTCCCACCAGTTACGACACACTTCTACCGCCGTCCTTCCACACCTCGGCATCTTACGTGATACCCGACATAAAAACGATGACGCTTCTTGCGGTCTTCTTTGTCTGCATCGTCGCTGCCGGTCAGGCTTGGGCAACAGACGCGCTCGCACAAGCGACAGTCTCTCCTGAGAAATTGATGGAACAAGGGCAATCCGCCTATCAGCAAGGGGCCTTCACCCAAGCGATGCAATATTGGACCGAGGCCGGCCGACGTTATGAACGGGATGGCAAAACGCGGGAGCAAATCAAGGCGCAAGTGAACCTCACGCAGGCGCTCTATCAAACCGGACACTATAAGGAAGCGGGATCGCTCTTGGTTGATTCGGGGAAACAAGCGGATCGAATTGGAGACCCCCTCTTTAAAGCCATTGTGCAGGGGCGGCTGGGCTCTGTCCTCTTTGCTCTAGGTGAGAATAAAGAAGCGTTGCGTGCAATCGAAGAGGGGCTCGCTTCGGCCAGAGCACTCGACAATTCGGCCCTTGCCGCGACCATGCTGAACGATCAGGGCAACATTCTCACGGCCGACGAACGATACTCCTCTGCCGTGGCTGCCTATACCGAATCGTCCATCCTGGCAAAAGCCTCCCATCAACCATCGTTGACGACCATCGCCCTGATCAATGCCGGCCGGGCCACGATTCAAGAAGGGGCGCTCGACACAGCCAAGGCGCGCTTGGATATCGCCGCGCAGGAAATCGCCTCCATGCCGGATTCGTTCGACAAGGCCAATGCCTGGCTCAGCCTTGGAGACGCCTATGAAGAAATTGTCCGACCTCGCATCGGCGACGTCTCTTCGAGAAATGTCGTGCAACGGACGCTACTTGCGGCCAAGAGTTCACGGGGTGTTGAACTACAGCCGGGGACACCTCCGACGCAGGGGCCGGCTGCGACTACACCTCCACTTGATACACAACCCTCTCAAAAAAAGCCTAGCCCTCTGCCCGCCCCTCTCGAAAAGAAAGGTGACATCGGTGAACCCGTTCTTCGCCAGGCAGCTGATGCTTACTGGAATGCGATCCAGATCGCGACCAAGATCGGGGATTCACGGAACGAATCCTACGGATGGGGCTACTTGGGTCACCTGTATGAGATGCAGCATCGCACGGATGAAGCGCTGGACCTGACCAGACGGGCCATCCTCGCCGCTCAACAAGTCACCTCCCCGGAGTCCCTGTACCGATGGCACTGGCAAACCGCTCGTCTGCTGCGGAGTAAAGGCCAGATCAACGAGGCGATGGCTGCCTATCAGCGGGCGATTGAAACGTTGCAACCCATTCGTTCGGAGTTCATGGTGGGCGGCCAAAACCGCCGGTTTTCCTTTCGCGAGACGACAGGCAATTTGTTCTTTGAGCTGTCGGATCTGTTACTGCAACGCGCATCCTCAACACCGGACCTAGCGGCCCGCCAGCATCTCCTCGGACAGGCGCAGGACACGGTTGAACGCTACAAGGCGGCGGAGCTGCAAGACTATTTCAGAGATGAGTGTGTCGCGACGGCCCGATCGACAAGTACGGCGGTCGCCCAGGAATCCAAGTCCACGGCTATCGTCTATCCCATTATCCTGGCAGACCGCATGGAGCTGCTCGTGAGCATGCCGGACGGATTGAAACAATTCATCGTGCCGGTGACCGGAGAGCAGCTGACGGAAGAAATACGCGCCTTCAGGCTCGGCCTCGAGGACCGTTCAAATAACGCCTATCGTTCCCATGCCCAGACGCTCTATCAGTGGTTGATTCGCCCCATGGAAGCAGACCTGACCAATGCGCACATCACCACGCTGGTCTTCGTACCGGACGGACCACTACGGACAATTCCCATGGGGCCCTTGCATGACGGCTCGAAGTTCTTGATTGAACGCTATGCGGTGGCGACCACGCCGGGATTGACACTCACGGATCCGCGACCGCTCAACCGGAAGCAGATCCGCTTCTTTTCCATGGGGCTGACCGAGGCGGTGCAGGGCTTTCCGGCGTTGCCCTATGTCGGCAATGAATTAAAGGCGGTTCAGGCTATTTACGGTGGGAAACAGGTGCTGAATGAAGAGTTTCGCGCCGGGAAGGTCGAACATGACCTCAATGAACAGCCATACAACATGATCCACATCGCCTCCCACGGCAAGGTCGAAAGCGACGTCACGAAGAGTTTTGTGCTCACGTTCGACGACCGCATCACGATGGATCGCTTGAGCCATCTCGTGGGATTGTTCGAGATGCGCACGGTTCCGCTCGAATTGTTGACGCTGAGCGCCTGCGAGACCGCGGCAGGCGACGACCGGGCGGCCTTAGGATTGGCAGGAATGGCGATCAAGGCCGGCGCGAAAAGCGCCCTCGCAACCCTCTGGTTTATCGATGACGAAGCCACGGCCGAACTCATCACCGAGTTCTACAAGAATCTCCAGGATCCAGTCATATCCAAGGCGATGGCATTGCAACAGGCGCAGCTCACGCTGCTGAAAAACCCCGAGCGAGCCCATCCGGGCTTGTGGGCACCTTTCTTATTGATTAACAATTGGTTGTAACTCAACTCTACGACCAGACCTCCTGCATCTACGTCCTGACTGATACTGATGCTCCTCCACGAGCATAATGAGACACTTCTCCCTCCGCTCCCCTTCCTAGCCAGCTGAAAACCGCCTGCTATAGTTGATGGAGAGCGATGCTGCGTATGTGGCACTTGATCTCCCCCGCCGACGGAGCACAGCGCTTCATGGAATCTAATGATAAATCCCTTTCCCATTGCCATGCCTGCCTTCCGCATCTCTATCTTGATCGGGCTGTTCATTCTGTCAAACTCCATCAGTGAGGCCCGTTTTTCTCTCGGAGCAGACATCCTCACGGGAGTATCGTCAACAACCGCCTCCTCCATATGGCCTTCCCTCACATATCATTCGCCAAGAGAACGGCCTCTCGCCAATGTCAAAGGGGAAGAATTCGGATACTTTCCACGGGTCGAGACCGGGCCGCTCGTGGCGACAGTGGAGGACAGTCCCCTAACCGGCGCGAGAGTAGGCTCTGTCACGCTTGCCCGCAGGCAGCCCCCCCTTCATTCAGAAAGCAGGACCACCGTGCTCGGTGACCTCTACCTCGCCGACGATCATCCCATCGTTGCGGCAGAAGCAGCAGAACTCCTGGCCTCGACGGCCCTGGTCCTTGATCGAGATCCGATAGCGCATCTGACGCTGGAGGCCTATTGCGATGAGCGCGGGACCGAGGCCTACAGCTTTCTGATAGGCCAAGGATGGGTCTTGGATGTCGAGCGTCGATTGCAGGAGATGCGGGTAGAAAACAAGCAGGTGACGACGGTTAGTTACGGGCTCCAACAACCAGCCTGCCAGGAGGAATCAACGACCTGTTGGGAAG
This window harbors:
- a CDS encoding TIR domain-containing protein, whose product is MSESPRVFVSYARKDGEEFATRLRKRLESEHPEISLWQDRARMEGGVGWWKQITEALEKVQFLVLVMTPGAMQSTTSRKEWRYARQLGLCVYPVKGVSDAELDWTSVPHWMSKAHFFDLDREWETFINHLKSPCQAARVPFMAPDPPEGFVERPLLFEQLMNQLLDTSRENPVTITTTLHGAGGLGKTTLAAALCHHDDVITAFDDGILWVTLGQKPQIQAGLTKLYAALTGEHPGFVDEEDAAFHLAQKLEDKSCLIVIDDVWDSAHLQPFMRGATHCTRLITTRNFDIAAESKRVNVDAMTPSEAVQMLTMRLPMPAGDLTPFRELAQRLGEWPLLLELTNGTLRQLIERGDTQEGAIVYLREKLDDQGVVAFDQRNPLQRNQAITKTIEVSLDLLTPGERERYSELAIFPEDKDIPLRVVGDLWGFKSLATKELALRLDNLSLLKFNLQTGAIRLHDVMRAYLSSKLANPGNLHGKLVDVWGEPSRLTEPYAWRWLPYHLLGAGRKKDLRELLLNFDWLIAKLNNTEVSAVIADYAFDSDTDVRLVREALQLSAHVLVDDTTQLPGQLLGRLSADISEDIRSLRQKAERWRTRQWLRPLLPILIAPGGALCFTLAGHSARVRAVAVTSDGRHAVSASDDCSLRIWNLQRNDEERTLVGHRDWIRAVVITSDGQRAVSVSDDHTLRIWDITTGAELRQMHIYFDALTALAVTPDAKFVISASHDRTLKVWDLDRGLEKCTLRGHLGKVNSVAVSPTGRYAISASDDRTLKVWNIETWREEWTLTGHTSKVNVVAISPNGQLAISASNDNTLRLWDLDHGVEKRAIGIMSQASLVRGMAITPDTNRIICSEMHWLRVWDIEGKGQGSLLRGHADWVNAVALTRDGEYCVSASDDRTLKVWNLRRGLDRESFTGHATQVRALAVTHDGRRAISSSSDGTMVVWDVERLEKLRVFKGQGLWHLVHIPKSRRALYAAGERYIRVMSLETGTEQRAFSVHADRITAIAVTPTGDLAISASDDRTMQVWDIATGRKRMTIELFQHWVRALAVTPNGRFLVSGSEDFTIKVWDLNDGKEIENLQEQQEARYRSRHAARVNAVAVTPDSRFVISGSDDHTVKMWNIDDGTEARTFLGHTAEVSDVAVSDDGRYVISASHDYTIKVWDARNGEMVATFTGDSPMLACAVGELGTIVAGDQSGRIHFLRLETTG
- a CDS encoding Stp1/IreP family PP2C-type Ser/Thr phosphatase, with the translated sequence MPIVVDAAPVPHLIAKKMLGSETLPSSPWVNAMLPGLESSIPHWHGAGLSDVGLLRSSNQDAFLVDNDLGLWVVADGMGGRAGGNIASSLTVKALLDHFHHSQENGEPFLFEQSNGEASFELRQAIQEADAAIRQRALEDPALSGMGTTIVAMLVSSLAPLQVVIGHVGDSRAYLCRGQELRLLTRDHSLVADLLARGHIAPAEAASHPQRHILVRALGIEGQTDPDISNQAVQSEDILLLCTDGITNMLSDREIIAHLTLAAESPDEACKGLVVEANSQGGKDNSTAVVIRFS
- a CDS encoding adenylate/guanylate cyclase domain-containing protein, yielding MSLDFESLSLTEIIRLQNQLSALLARRFERTHALAFSDVTGSTAYFARFGNEAGRRLQQRHVDLIVKSLDGSAGRIVDTVGDGVFLCFPHVETAVEVLERFQTLRLQENSHIPPEHQMTTRIGIHCGTVLTDGVIVTGDPVNLCAKLAATAQPGEIRITKQAFLELTVQRRVRCRSIGPVKLAGANEPMEVFTFAWADPLRFPIAVVIEETGEQIPLPPQPIITFGRLREMNGTQANDIVLTHKDPSLAQHISRWHFEVRRAPEGLIFRSVSTQPTEVNGRVICKGEETPVSAGTVVRLSDVLTLRFVSGTSDQTSEEGAVTTVS
- a CDS encoding DUF4384 domain-containing protein, with translation MNKLRPWSYAPLTLCMVLSLLDSPNALADANAASHELETVRGAGCYSYGDNETPAQAKRAAMTIAQEQAVRSHRVFVESTSTVRKFQLEDDLIQTVSAGMLEQIRVEKEEKKGQEICISVSAKLSPVSLEDLIKQRANAKQVAQEAETPLMPQSQGFGLRVWVDKADGHYIEGDRLVVYVQSERDAYLKLDYFMADGCVVHLVPNVYRGQALIHGGQTYSFGGDADPEHILITHPFGAETIKAMLSAVPIEDSGDNAGRGCDESRDYLQRLESDIRKGSRGAKLTGVDRSVSLLTTSKAVDTYTKEKPGPPRRK
- a CDS encoding CHAT domain-containing protein → MATVLEPPTSYDTLLPPSFHTSASYVIPDIKTMTLLAVFFVCIVAAGQAWATDALAQATVSPEKLMEQGQSAYQQGAFTQAMQYWTEAGRRYERDGKTREQIKAQVNLTQALYQTGHYKEAGSLLVDSGKQADRIGDPLFKAIVQGRLGSVLFALGENKEALRAIEEGLASARALDNSALAATMLNDQGNILTADERYSSAVAAYTESSILAKASHQPSLTTIALINAGRATIQEGALDTAKARLDIAAQEIASMPDSFDKANAWLSLGDAYEEIVRPRIGDVSSRNVVQRTLLAAKSSRGVELQPGTPPTQGPAATTPPLDTQPSQKKPSPLPAPLEKKGDIGEPVLRQAADAYWNAIQIATKIGDSRNESYGWGYLGHLYEMQHRTDEALDLTRRAILAAQQVTSPESLYRWHWQTARLLRSKGQINEAMAAYQRAIETLQPIRSEFMVGGQNRRFSFRETTGNLFFELSDLLLQRASSTPDLAARQHLLGQAQDTVERYKAAELQDYFRDECVATARSTSTAVAQESKSTAIVYPIILADRMELLVSMPDGLKQFIVPVTGEQLTEEIRAFRLGLEDRSNNAYRSHAQTLYQWLIRPMEADLTNAHITTLVFVPDGPLRTIPMGPLHDGSKFLIERYAVATTPGLTLTDPRPLNRKQIRFFSMGLTEAVQGFPALPYVGNELKAVQAIYGGKQVLNEEFRAGKVEHDLNEQPYNMIHIASHGKVESDVTKSFVLTFDDRITMDRLSHLVGLFEMRTVPLELLTLSACETAAGDDRAALGLAGMAIKAGAKSALATLWFIDDEATAELITEFYKNLQDPVISKAMALQQAQLTLLKNPERAHPGLWAPFLLINNWL